The proteins below are encoded in one region of Centropristis striata isolate RG_2023a ecotype Rhode Island chromosome 12, C.striata_1.0, whole genome shotgun sequence:
- the slc26a2 gene encoding sulfate transporter: MTHGDDCCTTAEDGAESDQQQPLILERVEKEKPKSWQSVASQRLKKHCSCTQKKAKSKILGFVPILKWLPRYQLREWLLGDAMSGLIVGILLVPQSIAYSLLASQDPIYGLYTSFFASIIYAFLGTSRHISVGIFGVLCLLVGQVVDRELALAGYLTESSVLSVNDSAVLLAGQGNGTVECDRSCYAITVGTTVTFTAGVYQVLMGIFQVGFVSVYLSDSLLSGFATGASLTILTSQIKYLLGLKIPRPQGWFTLFKTWYSLFTNLGKTNICDLVTSLVCLLILIPTKELNDRFKAKLKAPIPFELFVVVIATLASHFGHFNTDYGSGVAGDIPTGFLPPQLPLWSLIPNIAVDAFSIAIVGFAITVSLSEMFAKKHGYTVDANQEMYAIGFCNIVPSFFRCFTTSAALTKTLVKESTGCQTQISGLVTALVLLLVLLVIAPLFYSLQKCVLAVIILVNLRGALRKFTDIPRMWRTNRVDASIWLITMATSALVNTELGLLVGVMVSAFCVLGRTQQAHVVELGRAATREHYEDLSSYRGLRRHPGVAVFRYEAPIYYANQSLFKKSLYKCVGLDPVKEKARQIRFKKKNKQQGEAAGVPDMKSRDTEGAGKEGGVEDGANVTLMLDKKSSGSLRSIVIDCSAILFLDTAGVNALKEVRKDYRELGIKVILAQCNTSILDSLETGGYYPDKKDSDGGEDKIIFFTIADAVRYVQNLSAPNGDYDTKC; this comes from the exons ATGACTCACGGCGATGACTGCTGTACCACAGCAGAAGACGGAGCCGAGAGCGACCAGCAACAGCCTCTCATTTTGGAAAGAGTGGAGAAGGAAAAGCCAAAAAGCTGGCAATCCGTCGCGTCACAACGTCTAAAGAAACATTGCTCGTGCACCCAAAAGAAAGCTAAATCCAAAATACTGGGCTTCGTCCCAATTCTCAAATGGCTGCCACGCTACCAGCTCAGGGAATGGCTGCTGGGTGATGCCATGTCAGGACTGATTGTTGGAATTCTGTTGGTCCCTCAGTCCATAGCGTACTCGTTATTGGCCAGTCAGGACCCTATATATGGTCTTTATACTTCTTTCTTCGCTTCCATCATCTATGCCTTCTTAGGCACTTCTAGACACATCTCAGTGGGGATTTTTGGGGTGCTCTGCTTGCTTGTGGGTCAGGTTGTGGATCGAGAGTTAGCTTTGGCAGGTTACCTCACAGAAAGTAGCGTCCTTAGTGTCAACGACAGTGCCGTCCTGCTGGCTGGCCAGGGGAACGGCACTGTTGAATGTGACAGAAGCTGCTATGCAATAACAGTTGGAACTACGGTTACCTTTACTGCTGGAGTTTACCAG gTGCTAATGGGCATTTTCCAGGTAGGCTTCGTCTCCGTCTACCTCTCTGACTCCCTACTTAGTGGCTTCGCAACAGGAGCCTCCCTGACGATTCTCACATCCCAAATCAAGTACCTTCTGGGCCTGAAGATCCCGAGGCCTCAGGGCTGGTTTACTCTGTTTAAGACCTGGTACAGCCTGTTCACCAACCTGGGAAAAACCAACATTTGTGACCTAGTGACCAGTTTGGTCTGTTTGCTGATACTGATACCTACCAAGGAGCTCAACGACCGCTTCAAAGCAAAGCTAAAG GCTCCAATCCCCTTCGAGCTCTTTGTGGTGGTCATTGCTACTCTGGCTTCACACTTTGGCCACTTTAACACTGACTATGGGTCGGGCGTGGCTGGTGACATCCCCACAGGCTTCCTCCCTCCGCAGCTGCCGTTGTGGTCTCTGATCCCAAACATAGCCGTTGATGCCTTCTCCATTGCCATTGTGGGGTTCGCCatcactgtctcactgtcagAGATGTTTGCCAAGAAGCACGGCTACACAGTGGACGCCAACCAGGAGATGTACGCCATCGGCTTCTGCAACATCGTGCCGTCGTTCTTCCGCTGCTTCACCACCAGCGCCGCGTTGACGAAGACCCTGGTCAAGGAGTCGACAGGGTGTCAGACTCAGATATCTGGTCTGGTCACCGCCCTCGtcctgctgctggtgctgctggttaTTGCACCACTCTTCTATTCCCTTCAAAA ATGTGTCTTAGCCGTCATCATCCTGGTTAACCTTCGCGGAGCTTTGCGAAAGTTCACCGACATCCCCCGCATGTGGCGCACCAACCGTGTTGATGCTTCCATCTGGCTAATAACCATGGCAACCTCTGCGCTGGTCAACACAGAGCTCGGTCTCCTCGTCGGGGTTATGGTTTCAGCCTTCTGCGTCCTGGGCCGAACGCAGCAAGCCCATGTCGTGGAGCTTGGTCGGGCTGCGACCAGGGAGCATTATGAGGATCTGTCGTCTTACCGCGGCCTTCGGAGGCATCCTGGAGTGGCTGTTTTTAGATACGAGGCTCCAATCTACTACGCCAACCAGAGCCTGTTCAAAAAATCTCTCTACAAGTGTGTCGGGCTCGATCCTGTGAAGGAGAAAGCCCGGCAAATTAGGttcaagaagaagaacaagcaGCAGGGAGAGGCTGCTGGAGTCCCAGATATGAAGTCCAGGGATACAGAGGGTGCAGGGAAAGAGGGTGGGGTTGAAGATGGAGCCAACGTAACCTTGATGCTCGACAAGAAATCTTCCGGTAGCTTACGCAGTATTGTGATCGACTGCAGCGCCATCTTGTTTCTAGATACTGCTGGGGTCAATGCTCTGAAAGAGGTCCGCAAAGATTACAGAGAACTTGGGATCAAGGTGATCCTGGCCCAGTGTAATACCTCAATACTAGACTCACTGGAAACAGGGGGATACTACCCTGATAAAAAAgatagtgatggaggagaggacaAAATTATATTCTTCACCATCGCAGACGCCGTCCGCTACGTCCAAAACCTCTCAGCTCCTAATGGAGATTATGACACCAAATGCTGA